Proteins encoded together in one Verrucomicrobiota bacterium window:
- a CDS encoding Mrp/NBP35 family ATP-binding protein, with protein sequence MVTEEQVMGALKDVKYPGFSRDIISFGLVKDVKITGEQVALTLKVTTSDDAVVRSLDEGVKQAVGKLEGVSEVLVHANVQAPVKVAAQTGQAEKNRIEGVKHIIAVGSGKGGVGKSTVAANLTAAFHTLGLKVGLCDCDMYGPSMGLMFGADERPTMAGEDKINPVVKNGIRLMSMGFLVEDDSPVILRGPMVTRYTQQFLNSVEWGQLDILVLDLPPGTGDIQLTIVQTVALTGAVVVSTPQEVALIDARKAVKMFEKVNVRVLGMIENMSYFLCPSDHKEYYIFGEGGGKAEAARLKVPLLAQVPIDIPSREAGDSGMPIVLKDQKNRVSQVFFNAAKQLQPVLS encoded by the coding sequence ATGGTAACGGAAGAACAAGTGATGGGAGCCTTGAAGGACGTCAAGTATCCAGGCTTTAGCAGAGATATTATTTCCTTTGGTTTAGTAAAGGATGTTAAAATTACAGGGGAACAGGTTGCTTTGACTCTCAAGGTTACGACATCTGATGATGCTGTAGTCAGAAGCTTGGATGAAGGAGTTAAGCAAGCAGTAGGCAAATTAGAAGGGGTTTCTGAGGTATTAGTGCATGCAAATGTTCAGGCACCTGTTAAAGTCGCTGCCCAAACTGGGCAGGCTGAAAAAAATAGAATAGAAGGTGTAAAGCATATCATTGCAGTTGGCAGTGGAAAAGGTGGAGTAGGGAAGTCCACGGTAGCAGCCAATCTTACTGCGGCTTTTCACACTCTTGGTCTAAAGGTGGGGCTCTGTGATTGTGATATGTATGGTCCCAGCATGGGACTGATGTTTGGCGCTGATGAGCGCCCAACTATGGCAGGAGAAGACAAGATCAACCCGGTGGTAAAAAATGGCATTCGCCTGATGAGTATGGGGTTCTTAGTGGAAGATGATTCGCCTGTGATTCTGCGAGGCCCAATGGTCACTCGATATACCCAGCAGTTTTTAAATAGTGTGGAATGGGGGCAACTCGATATTTTGGTTTTAGATTTGCCCCCCGGGACTGGAGATATACAACTCACTATTGTCCAGACAGTAGCTCTAACAGGAGCTGTGGTAGTCTCGACACCTCAAGAGGTGGCATTGATCGATGCGCGCAAAGCGGTGAAGATGTTCGAAAAGGTGAATGTGAGGGTGTTGGGTATGATTGAGAATATGAGCTATTTTCTGTGCCCAAGTGATCATAAAGAATATTACATTTTTGGAGAAGGCGGGGGTAAAGCAGAAGCTGCAAGACTCAAAGTGCCTTTGCTAGCCCAGGTGCCGATCGATATTCCTTCCCGGGAGGCCGGGGATTCAGGTATGCCAATAGTTCTGAAGGATCAAAAAAATCGGGTATCTCAAGTCTTTTTTAATGCGGCGAAGCAGTTGCAACCAGTTCTCTCTTAA
- a CDS encoding transmembrane 220 family protein, which produces MTRHINLIFSIFLCYFIWVQFNDVDTWLWVLIYASAIIILLLGFFSLPIKWLSFIFAFISLCIAVAISFKIDNFSIDDERTREVGGLVFAAVFVLVAGIRKPVAEKEIHR; this is translated from the coding sequence ATGACGCGACATATTAATTTAATTTTTTCTATCTTTCTCTGTTATTTCATCTGGGTGCAGTTTAACGATGTAGATACTTGGCTTTGGGTTCTTATCTATGCCAGTGCTATCATTATTCTACTTTTGGGTTTCTTCAGTCTCCCAATCAAATGGCTGTCATTTATTTTTGCTTTCATCAGTCTCTGTATTGCGGTCGCTATTAGTTTTAAGATAGACAACTTTTCTATTGATGATGAGCGAACACGAGAAGTTGGAGGTTTAGTCTTTGCAGCTGTTTTCGTGCTTGTAGCTGGCATCAGAAAACCAGTAGCAGAAAAAGAAATTCATCGGTGA
- a CDS encoding TylF/MycF/NovP-related O-methyltransferase, with protein sequence MEVTQEGLLCEFGVYTGGTINFIAARIDKEINGFDSFEGLPESWTSTVQKVAFKMNGLPRVRDNVILHKGWFSEFLPTWINKYRGPILFLHIDADLYSSTKTVLDLLADRMTPGTIIQFDEYFNFPNWKHNGEFRAFQEFVEKYKVEYDYIGYTKGDGMQVAVKIKAISSLDSD encoded by the coding sequence ATTGAGGTAACTCAAGAGGGGCTACTATGTGAGTTTGGCGTTTATACGGGTGGAACTATCAATTTTATCGCCGCCCGAATAGATAAGGAAATAAATGGGTTTGATTCTTTTGAGGGGCTGCCAGAGAGCTGGACATCTACTGTACAAAAAGTGGCGTTTAAAATGAATGGGCTTCCTAGGGTTCGAGATAATGTCATTCTTCACAAGGGTTGGTTTAGCGAATTTTTACCTACATGGATCAATAAATATAGAGGTCCGATTTTGTTTTTACACATCGATGCAGATCTATATTCATCAACAAAAACAGTCCTTGATCTTTTGGCGGATAGAATGACTCCTGGAACAATCATTCAGTTTGATGAGTATTTCAATTTCCCTAATTGGAAGCATAACGGTGAGTTTAGGGCTTTTCAGGAGTTCGTTGAAAAATATAAGGTTGAGTATGATTACATAGGTTATACCAAAGGCGATGGCATGCAGGTCGCTGTTAAGATTAAGGCCATAAGTTCTCTAGATTCTGATTAG
- the ilvN gene encoding acetolactate synthase small subunit has protein sequence MRHTISVLVENKFGVLTRITGLFSGRGFNIDTLNVGPTHDDKYSRMTIVVVGDDQVLDQVLKQLNRLVDVIRVEDYKDGEFLDRELILCKVKVSSKTRSEVIQISDIFRAKIDDVQPESLTLEMTGNGGKITKFISLMSNFGIIDLVRTGQVVLERS, from the coding sequence ATGAGACATACAATATCAGTTTTAGTGGAAAATAAGTTTGGAGTCCTCACCAGAATTACAGGACTATTTAGTGGACGCGGATTTAACATTGATACGCTTAATGTTGGCCCAACACATGATGACAAGTATTCTCGCATGACAATTGTTGTAGTGGGGGATGACCAAGTATTGGATCAGGTGCTCAAGCAACTGAATCGCCTCGTAGATGTAATTCGCGTAGAGGACTACAAGGATGGTGAGTTTTTGGATAGAGAGTTGATCTTGTGCAAGGTCAAAGTAAGCAGTAAGACGCGCTCTGAAGTTATCCAGATCAGTGACATCTTTAGAGCAAAGATCGATGATGTGCAGCCGGAATCATTGACCTTAGAAATGACAGGCAATGGAGGAAAGATCACCAAATTTATCTCTTTGATGTCTAATTTTGGGATTATTGATCTAGTCCGAACAGGTCAAGTTGTCCTGGAACGGAGCTAA